GGAGCCTCAATGGAAAAGTGGTGGACTGGATGGAACACGTGACCGATCAGCAGTACCGTAAGTGACTCGGACTCGCACAATGATTGAGAACCCGCAACGAATAGCATTGGTGACCGGCGCTAATCGCGGCATCGGATTCGAGGTCTGCCGGCAACTGCTCAGCAAAGGTTTTATCGTCCTGCTCACAGCACGAGACGCCGCAAAGGCGAGAACTGCTGCAGCGAAGCTCGGTGACATCGGTACAGTCGAGCCTCTTTCCCTGGATGTAGCAGATGCGCCGAGCATCCAGAAATCGGCAGCCGAAGTAACTAGCCGGTATGGCTACCTCGACGTGCTCGTGAACAACGCCGGAATCAACTACGACACGTGGCAGACGGCTGAGAACGCAGACATCAACGGCACGGTAATGGAGACAATCACAACGAACCTGTTAGGACCCTGGCGGATGTGTCAGGCATTCATACCATTGCTGCGGAAGAGCCGGGCGGCGCGGATCGTCAACGTGTCGTCAGAGTCTGGATCGCTGGCGCACATGAGTGCTGGACCGCCTGCATATCAGGTCACCAAAGCCGCCATGAATGCGCTGACGCGCACGCTAGCTGGTGAACTGGGTGAGGCCGGCATTCTCGTAAACTCG
This Acidobacteriota bacterium DNA region includes the following protein-coding sequences:
- a CDS encoding short-chain dehydrogenase; this translates as MIENPQRIALVTGANRGIGFEVCRQLLSKGFIVLLTARDAAKARTAAAKLGDIGTVEPLSLDVADAPSIQKSAAEVTSRYGYLDVLVNNAGINYDTWQTAENADINGTVMETITTNLLGPWRMCQAFIPLLRKSRAARIVNVSSESGSLAHMSAGPPAYQVTKAAMNALTRTLAGELGEAGILVNSVCPGWVATDMGGAGAPRSVSEGAAGIVWAATLPDHGPTGGFFRDGKPLPW